In one Brevibacillus choshinensis genomic region, the following are encoded:
- a CDS encoding ABC transporter ATP-binding protein — MNKTLLEVKGLKKHFASKKGWFQQAEYVQAVNGINLTVREGETLSIVGESGCGKSTTGRCLLRLLEPTSGEIWYRGKDLTKLTGKEMRAMRSQLQMVFQDPFATLNPKLTIRRILEEPLVAQQVPKEKRAGLIEETIRIVGLTPSHLDRYPHQFSGGQRQRIGIARALMLRPNLIVADEPVSALDVSIQSQILNLLQDLQEQFGMTYIFISHDLGVVEHISDRVAVMYLGEIVELSDKVELFQNPLHPYTRALISAIPVSDPDEKKERIILQGDLPSPANPPTGCRFHPRCQSCMDICKTDIPEETMVNGQMVKCHLYS, encoded by the coding sequence TTGAACAAAACTCTCCTGGAAGTAAAAGGATTGAAGAAGCATTTTGCCTCCAAAAAAGGCTGGTTTCAACAAGCGGAGTACGTCCAAGCTGTCAACGGGATCAATCTGACTGTCCGTGAAGGGGAAACATTGAGTATCGTCGGGGAGTCGGGCTGTGGGAAATCGACGACAGGGCGCTGCCTTCTGCGATTGTTGGAGCCGACATCAGGAGAAATCTGGTACCGAGGCAAAGATTTGACGAAATTGACGGGCAAAGAAATGCGTGCCATGCGCAGCCAGCTACAAATGGTGTTTCAAGATCCATTTGCTACGTTGAACCCAAAGCTGACGATCCGCCGAATTCTGGAGGAGCCCCTCGTCGCCCAACAGGTGCCGAAGGAAAAGCGGGCAGGTCTAATCGAAGAGACGATCCGCATAGTCGGGCTGACTCCGTCTCATCTGGATCGCTATCCCCATCAATTTTCTGGGGGGCAACGACAACGCATCGGAATTGCCAGAGCGCTCATGCTGCGCCCCAATCTGATTGTCGCAGATGAACCGGTATCAGCACTGGATGTTTCGATTCAATCACAAATATTGAATCTTCTCCAAGACCTCCAAGAGCAATTCGGGATGACGTACATTTTTATCTCCCATGACTTAGGCGTAGTTGAACACATCTCCGATCGGGTAGCCGTGATGTATTTAGGAGAAATCGTCGAGCTTTCTGACAAGGTAGAGCTGTTCCAAAATCCGCTTCATCCGTATACCCGAGCGCTGATTTCAGCCATTCCGGTTTCCGACCCGGATGAAAAAAAGGAGCGCATCATTTTACAAGGCGATCTGCCATCTCCAGCGAATCCCCCTACTGGGTGCCGCTTTCATCCCCGTTGTCAATCGTGCATGGATATT
- a CDS encoding ABC transporter ATP-binding protein produces the protein MNRQPPVLEVRGLTTEFKGRKTAVTVVDEIDFTVHKGETLGIVGESGCGKSVTSLSIMRLLGKNGKVVAGSVLFEGKETLKLEEKEMRSIRGNRLAMIFQEPMTSLNPVLTIGRQIGEVLQLHTSLGQEERKRRAIELIAQVGIPRAHEIYGEYPHRLSGGMRQRVMIAMAMACRPQLLIADEPTTALDVTIQAQMLGLIREMKQETGMSVMLITHDLGVVAEMCDRVLVMYAGQVIESADVRTLLRSPKHPYTKGLIRSVPHHSRGEKRLYAIAGNVPSPGEWPVGCRFAPRCTEAMPVCYQQSPELKNMPDGSLCRCWLHDAEGRDIP, from the coding sequence ATGAATCGCCAACCGCCCGTGCTAGAAGTAAGAGGATTGACCACGGAGTTCAAGGGGCGTAAAACAGCGGTGACGGTCGTGGACGAGATCGATTTTACAGTGCATAAAGGGGAGACGTTAGGAATTGTGGGGGAATCAGGCTGCGGGAAAAGCGTGACTTCCTTATCGATCATGCGGCTTTTGGGGAAGAACGGAAAAGTGGTTGCGGGCAGTGTCCTTTTCGAAGGCAAAGAAACCCTCAAGCTGGAAGAAAAAGAAATGCGATCGATTCGCGGCAATCGACTTGCGATGATCTTTCAAGAGCCGATGACCTCTCTCAACCCCGTGCTTACGATCGGCAGGCAGATCGGAGAAGTACTGCAGCTCCATACGTCTCTGGGGCAAGAGGAGCGGAAGCGTCGTGCCATTGAGCTGATCGCGCAGGTGGGAATTCCGCGTGCTCATGAGATCTATGGGGAATACCCGCATCGCCTTTCCGGTGGAATGAGACAGCGCGTGATGATCGCGATGGCAATGGCTTGCCGACCGCAGCTGCTCATCGCTGATGAACCCACGACTGCCCTGGATGTGACGATTCAGGCGCAAATGCTGGGACTGATACGAGAAATGAAACAGGAGACGGGCATGTCCGTGATGCTGATCACCCATGACTTGGGAGTGGTAGCAGAGATGTGCGATCGCGTGCTTGTCATGTACGCCGGCCAAGTGATTGAATCGGCGGATGTCCGCACCTTGCTGCGCAGTCCCAAGCATCCGTATACGAAGGGCTTAATTCGCTCCGTTCCCCATCATTCACGCGGTGAAAAGCGGCTGTACGCGATTGCGGGAAATGTCCCTTCACCCGGAGAATGGCCAGTGGGATGCCGTTTTGCACCGAGATGCACGGAGGCGATGCCCGTTTGTTACCAGCAGAGCCCTGAGCTCAAGAATATGCCGGATGGCTCTTTGTGCAGATGTTGGTTGCATGATGCAGAGGGGAGGGACATACCTTGA
- a CDS encoding LysR family transcriptional regulator, producing MMNMDNIEAFLYAFQLGSFNKAAEALYLTQPSITARIQSLERELEGPLFHRDGKQIALTERGKQFLPYAQKILHAYQEISSTLREQPLTEKSLTIGCTLLMSTHILPEILPIYRKKYPGVNIRILVGSSAYIMDKVLKKEADFGLVRTVSHPLIESFHLHTDTLHLVVPPQHPFRDIPRSKLTWDMVGKEPHIVLAHGTIEWFMVQRHYHRNQINPHIMMEVDNFEAAKKMVMRGVGISFLPELCIAEELANHLLFHISPQPAAQLTRKIDIICLRDGNRDLVEFFIHAVKALDRKTLMSKTI from the coding sequence ATGATGAATATGGACAATATTGAGGCATTCCTGTACGCGTTTCAGCTTGGTAGCTTCAACAAGGCTGCAGAAGCTCTCTATTTGACTCAGCCGTCTATCACTGCCAGGATTCAGTCGCTGGAGCGTGAACTAGAAGGCCCTCTGTTTCACCGGGACGGCAAGCAAATCGCCCTGACGGAACGCGGCAAGCAATTCCTCCCATACGCTCAAAAAATATTGCACGCTTACCAAGAAATCTCCAGTACTTTGCGAGAGCAACCCTTGACGGAAAAAAGCCTGACGATCGGTTGTACCTTATTGATGTCGACCCATATTCTTCCGGAAATCCTCCCGATTTATCGCAAGAAATACCCAGGAGTCAATATCCGGATACTCGTAGGCTCCTCTGCCTATATCATGGACAAGGTATTGAAGAAGGAAGCCGATTTTGGACTGGTACGTACCGTATCCCATCCCTTGATCGAATCCTTTCATCTGCACACCGATACGCTCCATTTGGTTGTTCCGCCGCAGCATCCGTTTCGCGATATTCCCCGCTCGAAATTGACGTGGGACATGGTCGGCAAAGAGCCGCACATCGTTCTCGCTCACGGTACGATCGAATGGTTCATGGTTCAGCGCCACTACCATCGGAATCAAATCAATCCGCATATCATGATGGAAGTCGATAATTTTGAAGCGGCAAAAAAGATGGTCATGCGCGGCGTCGGCATCAGCTTCTTGCCCGAACTGTGTATTGCCGAAGAACTGGCAAACCACCTTCTTTTTCATATTTCGCCCCAGCCCGCTGCTCAGCTCACGCGAAAGATTGACATCATCTGTTTGCGGGATGGCAATCGTGATCTGGTCGAGTTTTTCATCCATGCGGTCAAAGCCTTGGACAGGAAAACACTTATGAGCAAGACCATTTAG
- a CDS encoding ABC transporter permease has product MNQASPVLPAPPPVPSQKEASKMTWIREDSFLEKLWRNPKARYSLGILLVVIVVGIVGPWLAPHDPTQPFYEALLSEPSADHVLGTDSIGRDVLSRLLHGARVTLMVAVMAVSITFITGTFIGVTSGFLGGVVDTVLMRVMDILLAIPNIIMAMAIVAILGPSLTNAMIAVGIAGIPKYARLTRGATLSVKSSGYVEASRAVGTSHARILLYQIMPNIMSPLLVYTTLQIGIAILDTAALSFIGLGAQPPTPEWGTMLSEGKEYIHDAWWLATFPGISITIVVFTVNILGDALRDIFDPKST; this is encoded by the coding sequence ATGAATCAAGCAAGTCCAGTTCTGCCTGCCCCTCCGCCTGTTCCTTCGCAAAAAGAAGCGAGCAAGATGACGTGGATCCGGGAAGACAGCTTTCTGGAAAAGCTGTGGCGCAATCCAAAGGCAAGGTACAGCTTAGGAATCCTGCTGGTCGTCATCGTGGTGGGGATTGTTGGGCCGTGGCTCGCTCCACACGACCCGACGCAGCCGTTCTATGAGGCATTGCTATCTGAGCCCTCTGCTGATCATGTGCTGGGCACGGATTCCATCGGAAGAGATGTCTTGTCCAGACTGCTGCATGGAGCCAGGGTGACACTGATGGTCGCTGTCATGGCGGTATCCATCACCTTTATTACGGGTACCTTTATTGGTGTGACGAGTGGCTTTCTCGGTGGAGTCGTCGATACCGTCTTGATGAGAGTCATGGATATTTTACTGGCTATCCCCAATATCATCATGGCGATGGCGATCGTAGCCATTCTCGGTCCAAGCCTGACCAACGCGATGATTGCGGTAGGGATCGCCGGCATTCCCAAATACGCCAGATTGACCCGCGGAGCTACTTTATCTGTCAAATCATCGGGTTACGTGGAGGCGAGCCGGGCAGTAGGGACCTCACATGCGAGGATCTTGCTCTATCAAATCATGCCGAACATCATGAGTCCCCTGCTCGTCTACACTACACTGCAGATCGGGATCGCCATCCTCGATACGGCAGCTTTGAGCTTTATTGGATTAGGTGCCCAACCACCTACTCCCGAATGGGGAACGATGCTCAGTGAAGGTAAGGAATACATCCACGATGCTTGGTGGCTGGCGACCTTCCCTGGAATATCGATCACGATTGTGGTGTTTACCGTCAATATTTTAGGAGATGCGCTGCGAGACATCTTTGATCCGAAATCCACCTAA
- the nikB gene encoding nickel ABC transporter permease gives MKQFILQRLGSGLIVLLGISIFSFALIHLIPGDPIRIMLGENATAEQVNALREQLGLNQPLVTQYFHYLSNVFQGDLGTSFKTGRPVLTEILERFPATVKLAGSGMLIAILIGITMGILAARFKDTLLDFSAMSLATLGVSIPSFWLGILLIMFFTVKLGWFPIAGGTGLMDLVLPAVTLGVLASTVISRLTRAGMVEVLSFDYIRTARAKGLGEVAVLFIHAFRNAMIPVVTIVGLQIASLLGGTVIIERVFDWPGLGSLAISAIASRDFPLVQGIILFIGVIFVLINILVDVLYSVIDPRIEVGQLKEGT, from the coding sequence ATGAAACAGTTTATTTTACAACGCCTCGGATCTGGATTGATTGTACTTTTGGGGATCTCGATCTTTTCCTTTGCCTTGATTCATCTGATTCCGGGTGATCCGATTCGAATCATGCTAGGAGAGAATGCGACAGCGGAACAAGTCAATGCTCTACGAGAACAGCTGGGTCTGAATCAACCGCTTGTGACGCAGTACTTTCACTATTTGTCGAATGTTTTCCAAGGGGATTTGGGGACGTCCTTTAAGACTGGACGCCCCGTCCTGACGGAAATTTTGGAGCGCTTTCCAGCTACCGTCAAGCTGGCTGGCAGTGGGATGCTAATCGCCATTCTGATCGGGATTACGATGGGCATTCTCGCCGCTAGATTCAAAGATACGCTGCTAGACTTTTCCGCCATGAGCCTGGCGACGCTCGGTGTGTCGATCCCGAGCTTTTGGTTGGGGATACTCCTGATCATGTTTTTTACAGTCAAGCTCGGGTGGTTTCCCATCGCTGGTGGAACCGGGTTGATGGACCTCGTTTTACCAGCCGTTACGTTGGGCGTTTTGGCTTCCACCGTCATTAGCAGATTGACGAGAGCCGGAATGGTAGAGGTGCTTTCATTTGATTACATTCGCACCGCACGGGCAAAAGGGCTGGGAGAAGTGGCCGTGTTGTTCATCCATGCGTTTCGCAACGCGATGATTCCCGTCGTGACCATTGTCGGACTGCAGATTGCTTCTCTCTTGGGAGGCACGGTCATTATCGAGCGGGTGTTTGACTGGCCGGGACTCGGGTCGCTAGCGATCAGTGCGATTGCCTCCCGTGACTTCCCTTTGGTCCAAGGAATCATTTTGTTCATCGGGGTCATTTTTGTCCTGATCAACATTTTGGTCGACGTTTTGTACAGTGTGATCGATCCACGCATTGAGGTCGGACAGCTCAAGGAGGGAACATGA
- a CDS encoding ABC transporter substrate-binding protein, whose translation MGTTVSIKKIVAITAMVSLAATLMAGCGNSTTTSTSTPAPGGSTTAPSGEQPAASNLQPKKGGTITIGLKDEPDQLDIQKTGMAVANQIAGNLGGGLVTQDPETLEFKPYLAESWTVSDDGKTWNFVIRSGVKFQDGTPLTAKSFAETYQRALNPETAAKVAGSNLSEVASVEAPDDKTLVLKLKQPFAPLLQYLSDPGWLQPLSIAAIQKAGDKYGRQPVGVGPWKFDSWVNGQSISFVRNEDFTWADPIAKNQGPAYPDKLVYKFINENQTMLAALESGSIDIASKIDAKDVKKYKDNPKYEVKEMLRNGLGLFIMMNTRKPVFQQLEVRQALNKAINKEAIMKAVIQGEGVAAYGPLPPSLFGYDEAVKDYGYAYKVDEAKGLLETAGYKKNAQGIYEKDGKPLTLEILAQTGTWAQAAQLIQAMLKDIGVDVKIVTLEWGALVDTATKGNFDMTLMGYTLNDPDVLYLFLHSSQIANGLNFSAVKDDKLDSLLIKGRTTVDSQARKEVYKEIQKYVVEQAWWVPIYTEKQFNVVRKPVEGVRMHPLRGLMYQDSWVNQ comes from the coding sequence ATGGGCACGACCGTATCTATCAAGAAAATAGTGGCGATTACAGCGATGGTGTCACTGGCAGCTACGTTGATGGCGGGGTGTGGAAATTCCACCACGACCTCAACTTCAACGCCAGCACCGGGTGGATCAACAACGGCACCGTCAGGAGAGCAGCCAGCTGCCTCCAACCTGCAACCGAAAAAAGGCGGAACCATCACCATCGGATTAAAGGATGAGCCCGATCAATTGGACATCCAAAAAACAGGGATGGCGGTAGCGAACCAGATCGCGGGAAATCTCGGTGGCGGCTTGGTTACGCAAGACCCTGAAACGCTGGAATTCAAGCCTTATTTGGCAGAGAGCTGGACGGTATCAGACGATGGGAAGACGTGGAACTTTGTCATTCGATCCGGAGTGAAGTTTCAGGATGGAACGCCTCTGACGGCAAAATCGTTTGCTGAAACGTATCAGCGTGCCCTCAACCCGGAGACGGCGGCAAAAGTGGCGGGGAGCAACCTGTCTGAGGTAGCCTCCGTAGAAGCGCCGGATGACAAGACGCTCGTCTTAAAGCTCAAGCAACCATTCGCGCCACTCCTCCAATATTTGAGTGATCCAGGCTGGCTGCAGCCCCTTTCCATTGCCGCTATCCAAAAAGCGGGAGACAAATACGGACGTCAACCAGTAGGGGTCGGCCCGTGGAAGTTTGACAGCTGGGTGAATGGCCAATCCATTTCTTTCGTTCGCAACGAAGACTTTACGTGGGCTGATCCGATCGCCAAAAACCAGGGCCCCGCCTATCCGGATAAACTCGTGTATAAATTCATTAATGAAAATCAGACGATGCTCGCAGCGTTAGAAAGTGGCTCAATCGATATTGCCTCCAAAATCGATGCCAAAGACGTGAAGAAGTATAAGGATAATCCGAAGTACGAGGTAAAGGAAATGCTCCGCAATGGTCTCGGTCTGTTTATCATGATGAACACGAGAAAGCCTGTATTCCAACAGCTTGAGGTCAGACAAGCGTTGAACAAGGCGATCAACAAAGAAGCGATCATGAAGGCGGTCATACAAGGTGAGGGTGTCGCTGCTTACGGTCCACTGCCTCCTTCCCTGTTTGGTTACGATGAAGCGGTAAAAGATTACGGGTATGCCTATAAGGTCGATGAAGCAAAAGGATTGCTAGAAACAGCCGGTTACAAGAAAAATGCCCAAGGAATCTATGAAAAGGATGGCAAGCCTTTGACGCTGGAGATCCTGGCGCAAACCGGAACATGGGCTCAAGCAGCGCAACTGATCCAGGCGATGCTAAAAGATATCGGGGTAGATGTGAAGATCGTAACGCTCGAGTGGGGAGCTCTAGTAGACACCGCAACAAAAGGCAATTTTGACATGACACTGATGGGCTACACGCTGAATGACCCGGATGTCCTCTACTTGTTCCTGCACTCCAGCCAAATCGCCAATGGGTTGAACTTCAGTGCCGTCAAAGACGACAAGCTGGATAGCCTGCTGATTAAAGGAAGAACGACCGTGGACAGTCAGGCTCGCAAGGAAGTCTACAAGGAAATTCAGAAGTACGTCGTGGAACAAGCGTGGTGGGTACCGATCTATACAGAAAAGCAATTCAACGTCGTGCGTAAGCCGGTGGAAGGAGTGCGTATGCATCCCCTGCGAGGCTTGATGTACCAAGACAGCTGGGTGAATCAATAA
- a CDS encoding saccharopine dehydrogenase family protein codes for MRKDFLVVGGYGHVGSTICRELSLTYPGNVIAAGRSHEKAERFCQTMGGKVRPLALDTAEPIHPSALQDVKVVVMCLDQTNTEFVQRCLQQGIHYLDISASHTFLSEVEHLHSDAKDGHATAVLSVGLAPGLTNLLAARAKREIGPLRTLDISVMLGLGDQHGKGAIEWTIDQLQTTFSVMNAGQIVPVASFTDPRKADFGKGLGKRTSYRFPFSDQQVIPHTLGVSCVSTRLCFDSSIVTLFLAILKRVGFFHLLRVEWLRESVVRLFGAIRLGKELFAIKVDANGDGGEVEYLIAGKKEAEITAKVAAWTADAIYRKDLPKGVYHMEQLFELEDVWEYIQAAYTFDHQITVNKSSIPYRNVQ; via the coding sequence ATGAGAAAAGACTTTTTGGTAGTGGGCGGATATGGACATGTCGGAAGCACCATTTGCCGCGAGCTTTCACTAACCTATCCAGGGAATGTGATAGCAGCAGGTAGAAGCCATGAAAAAGCAGAGCGCTTTTGCCAAACCATGGGCGGGAAGGTTCGTCCTCTCGCGTTGGATACAGCGGAGCCGATTCATCCATCGGCACTTCAGGACGTAAAGGTTGTCGTCATGTGTCTGGATCAGACCAACACGGAATTTGTCCAGAGGTGTCTGCAACAGGGGATTCATTATCTCGATATTTCGGCGAGCCATACATTCTTGTCCGAAGTGGAACACTTACATTCCGATGCAAAGGATGGACATGCAACAGCTGTGCTCAGCGTCGGCTTGGCTCCGGGATTGACCAATTTGCTCGCAGCACGAGCCAAACGTGAAATAGGTCCGCTTAGAACCCTAGACATTTCGGTGATGCTGGGGCTCGGGGATCAGCATGGAAAGGGAGCGATCGAGTGGACAATCGATCAGCTGCAAACCACTTTTTCCGTAATGAATGCAGGACAGATTGTGCCAGTAGCAAGCTTTACTGACCCTAGAAAAGCGGATTTTGGCAAAGGACTGGGCAAAAGAACATCGTATCGTTTCCCCTTTTCTGACCAGCAAGTGATTCCGCATACGTTGGGAGTATCGTGTGTTTCCACGCGCTTATGCTTTGATTCGTCCATCGTTACTTTGTTTTTGGCTATTTTGAAAAGGGTAGGTTTTTTCCATTTATTGAGAGTGGAGTGGCTACGAGAGAGTGTCGTTCGGTTGTTTGGTGCGATTAGATTGGGAAAAGAATTGTTTGCGATCAAAGTAGATGCCAACGGAGATGGAGGAGAGGTAGAGTATCTGATCGCTGGGAAAAAAGAGGCAGAGATCACAGCCAAAGTCGCGGCATGGACAGCGGACGCGATCTACCGCAAGGATCTGCCAAAAGGCGTGTATCATATGGAGCAATTGTTCGAATTGGAAGATGTCTGGGAATATATCCAAGCCGCCTATACCTTCGATCATCAGATTACTGTTAACAAATCATCTATACCATATAGAAATGTCCAATAA
- a CDS encoding MarR family winged helix-turn-helix transcriptional regulator, with translation MNDNNNNPSHTNEMSTGSHAIGRLILQLRRLERQPRTFGEGGALTPSEIHTIDAIGSEGSMLMSELAKRLGVTKGAVTQVIARLHEKELVDRVHDPDDFRVILVSLSEKGKSSFQAHRELHEKFYQDLYAQFDPKEIEIFEACVDKLVAYLQP, from the coding sequence ATGAATGATAACAATAACAACCCTTCACACACGAATGAAATGTCGACAGGTAGCCATGCCATTGGACGTCTAATCCTGCAGCTGAGAAGACTGGAGCGCCAGCCACGTACGTTTGGGGAAGGCGGAGCGTTGACGCCAAGCGAGATCCATACGATTGATGCGATCGGAAGCGAAGGAAGTATGCTCATGAGCGAGCTGGCAAAGCGATTGGGCGTAACGAAGGGCGCCGTCACACAAGTCATCGCGCGATTGCATGAAAAAGAGCTGGTCGATCGTGTCCACGATCCAGACGACTTTCGCGTCATCCTCGTCTCACTGTCGGAGAAAGGAAAAAGTTCATTCCAAGCCCATCGAGAATTGCACGAGAAGTTTTACCAAGATCTGTATGCTCAATTTGATCCAAAGGAAATCGAGATTTTCGAAGCATGCGTCGATAAACTGGTTGCATATTTGCAACCTTAA
- a CDS encoding AEC family transporter: MIFLQVILPVLLIFLSGYILQRIFKLDLKPISTLAIYVLTTALVFRTFYKTELDLQLFYIVAISMLLLGALILLTWLSAKLFKYDKQQESAMMLSTAFMNSGNYGTPIILFAFGDAGFTYAVQIMVFHSIIMGVFGVYFASRGKGGVGTAIKAVFKQPSNYAVIVAILFQQFQIVIPESYYQAIDLVAQAAIPVIMLILGMQLANVSSSTFEWQELSVASVIRLIASPLLAYVICLFFPIDPLLQNVLVILAAMPSAATTAIYAIQFNMRPQFVSSSVLVTTVISVGTLTFLLNVLH; the protein is encoded by the coding sequence ATGATTTTCCTGCAAGTCATTTTGCCGGTCTTGCTGATCTTTCTTTCGGGGTATATTCTCCAACGCATCTTCAAGCTCGACCTCAAGCCGATCTCGACGCTCGCCATTTACGTCCTGACGACTGCCCTTGTGTTCCGTACCTTTTACAAGACGGAGCTGGATCTCCAGCTCTTTTACATCGTCGCCATCTCCATGCTGCTGCTGGGCGCGTTGATTCTCCTCACATGGTTGTCCGCCAAGCTATTCAAGTACGACAAGCAGCAGGAGAGCGCGATGATGCTGTCGACCGCCTTTATGAACAGCGGGAACTACGGAACACCGATTATTTTGTTTGCGTTTGGTGACGCCGGGTTTACGTATGCCGTGCAAATCATGGTCTTCCACTCGATCATCATGGGTGTGTTTGGTGTGTACTTTGCTTCGCGCGGCAAAGGCGGAGTAGGGACCGCGATTAAAGCGGTTTTCAAGCAGCCCTCCAACTACGCGGTGATCGTGGCGATCTTGTTCCAGCAATTTCAGATCGTGATCCCAGAGAGCTACTATCAGGCGATCGATCTGGTCGCACAGGCGGCAATACCCGTTATTATGCTGATCCTCGGGATGCAGCTGGCCAATGTCTCTTCCTCGACCTTTGAGTGGCAGGAGCTCAGCGTAGCTAGTGTGATTCGTCTCATCGCATCTCCTCTTTTGGCTTATGTGATCTGTCTCTTCTTTCCGATCGACCCGCTGCTGCAAAACGTGCTGGTCATTTTAGCCGCCATGCCTTCTGCCGCGACGACGGCGATCTATGCGATTCAGTTCAATATGCGACCGCAGTTTGTGTCCAGTAGCGTGCTGGTGACGACGGTGATTAGTGTAGGGACGTTGACGTTTTTATTGAATGTGCTGCATTGA
- a CDS encoding YdhR family protein: MKMLSMRFKSNKSAEELRQLSEAGFEKFRSLNGLIQKYYVKNEETGEVGGVYLWESEQALSEYLNGPIIKSLPERFELKEPLSIEIVDVQYTLRT; this comes from the coding sequence ATGAAAATGTTATCTATGAGATTCAAATCCAACAAATCGGCAGAAGAATTGAGGCAATTGTCCGAGGCCGGATTCGAGAAATTCCGCTCATTGAATGGTCTCATCCAGAAATACTACGTTAAAAATGAAGAAACAGGTGAGGTTGGCGGCGTCTATTTATGGGAAAGCGAACAAGCCCTTTCGGAATACCTGAATGGCCCAATTATTAAGTCTTTACCTGAACGATTCGAATTAAAAGAACCACTTTCGATTGAAATTGTGGATGTACAATATACGCTTCGCACGTAG
- a CDS encoding DUF169 domain-containing protein, whose product MEEQEYDWKKITDSLNHFLRLKTTPIGMKMFTSKEEMEAVPKIRRPKAIHTADQIVAQAARLGWTVGITAADLVSAQCGVVLGLHPRNDEWLSGKEMTGVWFESQEDAAAHQQAMSVIPYGKYEAMAVSPLTSQRFIPDICLIYGTPGQMILFINGLQWSGYKKMEWSIVGESSCADSWGRALTTREPSLSIPCFAERRYGGVLDEELLMALPPEYLLKAIDGLEKLSRNGLRYPIPQYGVQMDARAGLSHSYG is encoded by the coding sequence ATGGAAGAACAAGAATACGATTGGAAAAAAATCACGGACAGCCTGAATCATTTCTTGCGCTTGAAAACCACACCAATCGGGATGAAGATGTTCACTAGCAAAGAAGAGATGGAAGCTGTGCCAAAGATTCGCAGACCGAAAGCCATCCATACCGCTGATCAAATCGTAGCACAGGCGGCCAGACTTGGGTGGACAGTGGGGATTACGGCAGCCGACCTCGTATCTGCGCAATGCGGAGTCGTATTAGGCCTGCATCCGCGCAATGACGAATGGCTGTCAGGGAAAGAGATGACAGGAGTATGGTTTGAAAGCCAAGAAGATGCCGCCGCCCATCAGCAAGCCATGTCGGTAATCCCCTATGGAAAGTATGAAGCAATGGCTGTGTCACCCTTGACCTCGCAGCGGTTTATTCCAGACATTTGTTTGATATATGGAACTCCAGGTCAAATGATCCTGTTCATCAATGGCTTGCAATGGTCAGGGTATAAAAAAATGGAGTGGAGCATTGTCGGCGAATCTTCCTGTGCTGATTCCTGGGGGAGGGCCCTTACCACAAGAGAACCGAGTCTCTCCATTCCTTGTTTCGCGGAAAGAAGGTATGGAGGTGTCTTGGATGAGGAACTGCTGATGGCATTGCCGCCGGAGTATCTCCTGAAGGCAATCGATGGGCTTGAAAAGTTGTCCCGAAACGGTCTGCGTTACCCCATTCCTCAATACGGAGTGCAAATGGATGCAAGAGCCGGCCTTTCGCATAGCTATGGATAA
- a CDS encoding Rid family detoxifying hydrolase: MKRISTMEAPKAVGPYAQAVLAEGTFLYISGQLPIDPLTDEMVSDDIYEQAAQSLKNVGAILQEAHLGFRDLVKTTIYVTDLACFEGINKIYASYFQGDEIPARAVVEVSRLPKGAKIEIEAIATRREA, translated from the coding sequence ATGAAGAGAATTTCAACAATGGAAGCACCAAAAGCAGTAGGACCTTACGCGCAGGCAGTTCTGGCGGAAGGGACATTCTTGTACATATCCGGCCAACTCCCCATTGATCCTCTAACCGATGAAATGGTTTCCGATGATATTTACGAGCAGGCTGCCCAGTCCTTGAAAAATGTTGGAGCCATTCTGCAAGAAGCGCATCTAGGTTTTCGTGATCTGGTCAAAACAACCATTTATGTTACAGATCTCGCATGTTTCGAAGGGATTAACAAAATTTATGCCTCCTATTTTCAAGGCGATGAGATCCCGGCCAGAGCGGTTGTCGAAGTCTCGAGGCTTCCAAAAGGCGCCAAGATAGAAATCGAAGCAATCGCGACTAGAAGGGAGGCGTGA